A genomic segment from Streptosporangium roseum DSM 43021 encodes:
- a CDS encoding class I SAM-dependent methyltransferase produces MTTQTTQTSQTTEEFAERLLRSALGAFEVLSVHLGDRLGWYRALAGHGPATAAELTARAGGHERYAREWLEQQAACGILTAGEDGRFTLPAGAAEVLTDESSLAYLAPLARMIAGAATQTPALLEAYRDGGGVGWAAFGTDVRESQAEMNRPWFERALPDALAGVPDLDALLRRPGARVADVGCGGGWSTIALARAYPQAVVEGIDIDGPSVELAVRNAARAGADVAFRHGDAHALAGNAYDAVFAFECIHDMPQPVDTLTRIRRALRPGGTVVVMDEATAVSFTAPADDTERLLYGFSLLICLPDGMSHQPSAGTGTVMRPATLRRYAVEAGFRAVEVLPISDFGFWRFYRLLP; encoded by the coding sequence ATGACGACGCAGACCACGCAGACGTCACAGACCACGGAGGAGTTCGCCGAGCGGCTGCTCCGGTCCGCGCTGGGCGCATTCGAGGTGCTCTCGGTGCACCTGGGGGACCGGCTGGGCTGGTACCGGGCACTCGCCGGGCACGGACCGGCCACCGCCGCCGAGCTGACCGCCCGCGCCGGCGGCCACGAGCGATACGCCCGGGAGTGGCTGGAGCAGCAGGCCGCCTGCGGCATCCTGACGGCCGGCGAGGACGGCCGCTTCACCCTGCCGGCAGGCGCCGCGGAGGTGCTGACCGACGAGTCCAGCCTCGCCTACCTCGCGCCACTGGCCCGGATGATCGCCGGAGCCGCCACGCAGACGCCCGCCCTGCTGGAGGCCTACCGCGACGGCGGCGGCGTGGGCTGGGCCGCCTTCGGGACGGACGTGCGGGAATCCCAGGCCGAGATGAACCGGCCCTGGTTCGAGCGGGCGCTGCCGGACGCCCTCGCCGGGGTGCCCGACCTCGACGCGCTGCTGCGCCGTCCCGGCGCCCGCGTCGCCGACGTCGGCTGCGGCGGCGGCTGGTCCACCATCGCCCTGGCCAGGGCCTACCCGCAGGCGGTAGTGGAGGGGATCGACATCGACGGCCCCTCGGTCGAGCTGGCCGTGCGCAACGCGGCCCGGGCCGGAGCCGACGTCGCCTTCCGGCACGGCGACGCGCACGCGCTCGCCGGGAACGCCTACGACGCGGTCTTCGCCTTCGAGTGCATCCACGACATGCCCCAGCCGGTGGACACGCTCACCCGGATACGGCGGGCGCTCAGGCCGGGGGGGACGGTCGTCGTCATGGACGAAGCCACCGCCGTCTCCTTCACCGCGCCCGCCGACGACACCGAGCGGCTGCTGTACGGCTTCAGCCTGCTCATCTGCCTGCCCGACGGCATGTCCCACCAGCCCTCCGCCGGCACCGGCACCGTGATGCGCCCCGCCACCCTGCGCCGCTACGCGGTCGAGGCGGGCTTCCGCGCCGTCGAGGTCCTGCCGATCAGCGACTTCGGGTTCTGGCGCTTCTACCGGCTGCTGCCGTGA
- a CDS encoding DUF3152 domain-containing protein, with product MLSGHLAPVPDGPVSLPDRPAPPTALLPEVSVTPTPPPEPTEAPDPEQSFLLANGRRQPQKMAVPKSAGGRYTVVSGGARPPAGRKGKVIRYLVEVERGLPFEAREFADEVHRILNDRRSWGFRFQRVERGPVKIRVSLSSPAMTDRRCHPLITFGTLSCWNDGRAVINAVRWNTGVRGYGRDVASYREYVINHEVGHGLGHGHEPCPGPGRRAPVMLQQTKSLYGCRPNAWPSPRR from the coding sequence TTGCTGAGCGGTCACCTCGCACCGGTCCCCGATGGACCCGTATCCCTCCCCGACAGGCCCGCACCGCCCACGGCCCTCCTGCCCGAGGTCTCGGTGACCCCCACCCCGCCGCCGGAACCGACGGAGGCGCCCGACCCCGAGCAGTCGTTCCTGCTCGCCAACGGGCGGCGGCAACCGCAGAAGATGGCGGTGCCGAAGTCGGCGGGTGGCCGTTACACGGTCGTCTCCGGCGGCGCCCGGCCCCCCGCGGGCCGCAAGGGCAAGGTGATCCGGTATCTGGTCGAGGTCGAGCGCGGCCTGCCGTTCGAGGCGCGCGAGTTCGCCGACGAGGTGCACCGGATCCTCAACGACCGGCGGAGCTGGGGGTTCCGGTTCCAGCGGGTGGAGCGCGGCCCGGTGAAGATCAGGGTGTCGCTGTCCAGCCCCGCGATGACGGACCGGCGGTGCCATCCACTGATCACCTTCGGCACGCTTTCGTGCTGGAACGACGGGCGCGCGGTCATCAACGCGGTGCGGTGGAACACGGGCGTGCGCGGTTACGGCCGCGACGTCGCCTCCTACCGGGAGTACGTCATCAACCACGAGGTCGGCCACGGCCTCGGCCACGGCCACGAGCCCTGCCCGGGACCGGGCAGGCGGGCCCCCGTGATGCTCCAGCAGACCAAGTCGCTGTACGGCTGCCGCCCCAACGCCTGGCCGTCGCCCCGGCGCTGA
- a CDS encoding quinone oxidoreductase family protein, which produces MRAIQITRTGGPEVLTEVELPDPEPAPGHLLVEVEAAGVNFADTARVAGAYLPPELPFVPGGEVVGRTADGRRVMGLAQRGYASRAVVDGEDAVELPEGIGAGVALALLVQGLTAWHLIRSAARVLPGESVVVNSAAGGVGHLAVQLARESGAGRVIATASSEDKRALALSLGADAAVDGRAEGYAERVIEANLGHRADVVLDAVGGPVFDAALGAVAEFGRLVSYGFASGRGPSPIDVDRLTELNFSVAGFWVRPAIRLPGGYKVPLKELLGLTASGRLRPLVGGEYALSDARRAHEDMLARRTTGKIILRP; this is translated from the coding sequence ATGCGCGCCATCCAGATCACCCGCACCGGCGGACCCGAGGTCCTGACCGAGGTGGAGCTGCCCGATCCGGAGCCGGCCCCGGGCCACCTCCTCGTCGAGGTCGAGGCGGCGGGGGTGAACTTCGCCGACACCGCGCGGGTCGCCGGGGCCTACCTCCCGCCGGAGCTGCCGTTCGTCCCCGGCGGCGAGGTCGTCGGGCGCACGGCCGACGGCCGCCGCGTCATGGGCCTGGCCCAGCGCGGCTACGCGTCCAGGGCGGTCGTCGACGGCGAGGACGCCGTGGAGCTGCCGGAGGGGATCGGCGCGGGCGTGGCGCTCGCCCTGCTGGTCCAGGGCCTGACCGCGTGGCACCTGATCCGTTCGGCGGCGCGCGTGCTGCCCGGGGAGAGCGTCGTGGTGAACTCGGCGGCGGGTGGCGTGGGGCACCTCGCCGTCCAGCTCGCCAGGGAGTCCGGGGCGGGCCGGGTGATCGCCACGGCGTCCAGTGAGGACAAGCGGGCCCTGGCACTGAGCCTGGGCGCGGACGCGGCCGTGGACGGCCGGGCGGAGGGCTACGCCGAGCGGGTGATCGAGGCCAACCTGGGCCACCGCGCCGACGTCGTCCTGGACGCGGTCGGCGGCCCGGTGTTCGACGCCGCGCTCGGCGCGGTGGCCGAGTTCGGCCGCCTGGTCAGCTACGGTTTCGCCTCCGGCCGGGGCCCGTCCCCGATCGACGTGGACCGGCTCACGGAGCTCAACTTCTCCGTGGCCGGTTTCTGGGTGCGGCCCGCCATCCGGCTGCCCGGCGGCTACAAGGTGCCGCTGAAGGAACTGCTCGGCCTCACCGCCTCCGGCCGGCTGCGCCCGCTCGTCGGCGGCGAGTACGCGCTGTCGGACGCCCGGCGGGCCCACGAGGACATGCTCGCCCGCCGTACCACGGGCAAGATCATCCTGCGCCCCTAG
- a CDS encoding helix-turn-helix transcriptional regulator — MPSVSPVVRSPALRGRDAEQDILRRLVDDARGRSGGAMVLLGAPGTGKSAMLDFAVDQAEGFVVLRTRGVEAESALPCAGLHGLLRPVMDRLPALPGAQAEVLTRALELGAAGGGLALPASVLNLLAAVGRPVLACVDDVHHLDAPSREALFFAARRLAGEQIVLLFGARAGGTAPEGIPELRLGSLDEDACRLLADDLAPEGLGAELRASLIEVARGNPLALGELVGSLSAAQMAGAAAPPDTLPPGGRLWRAYADRLARLPAETGNLLLLLAADPDLDMAALVRAAEPACALTLLEPAERAGILVSAAGDRHDFRDPAMRSVVYAEASAARRRAAHRLLASVLDHDHQRLRRAWHRAVSLDGPGDRLADELAAAASAGSTGSRGGYPAPWLAFERAAELTARGDVKAARLAAAAHRAWHAGLPQRARSLLTRLCSLTVSEETRGQAELIRGSLELRSGKTGSARDELLSAAGWLLDRDRGRAVRALLRASEASYLAGDSSRFLAIARQAAALRRPDDPAATQLMFEYLAGIAATFRGRHREAADPLRRVLELAPSVGNPSVLVWAGVASLLLGDDVQALRLSTRAVEAARVRGAVSAVPQVLEFMIQTEIWMGRYASVTANAVEGLRLAQESGQPNSAGQHLAWLALTSAVEGDEETCRIRAGGAIELAGAHGLGVAGALGNWALAHLDLAAGRHAGAAKRLRATARPDGTNGHLVVRVMATPHLVEAAVRTGEHEQARAALRVLDRWAGSTRSPDRLALAARCHALLAAPGEAEERFRDALDLHHQGLCEFETARTQLLFGSVLRRNRRPGAAREHLHSALETFERSGARLWTEQARAELRGAGEAVRSRGHKAAEKLTAQQFQIARIVADGATNREVAARLYLSPRTVEHHLRNIFAKLDIRSRVELVRLLS, encoded by the coding sequence ATGCCTTCCGTCTCCCCCGTCGTCCGGTCACCGGCGCTACGCGGCCGTGACGCGGAACAGGACATCCTGCGACGGCTGGTCGACGACGCCCGCGGCCGGTCGGGGGGCGCCATGGTCCTGCTGGGCGCGCCGGGAACGGGCAAGAGCGCGATGCTCGACTTCGCGGTGGACCAGGCGGAGGGGTTCGTCGTGCTCAGGACCCGCGGCGTCGAGGCGGAGTCCGCGCTGCCCTGCGCCGGACTGCACGGCCTGCTCCGCCCGGTCATGGACCGGCTGCCCGCGCTGCCCGGAGCGCAGGCGGAGGTGCTCACGCGGGCGCTGGAACTGGGGGCGGCCGGCGGCGGGCTGGCGCTGCCCGCCTCGGTTCTCAACCTCCTGGCGGCCGTGGGGAGGCCGGTGCTGGCCTGCGTCGACGACGTCCACCATCTTGACGCGCCCAGCCGCGAGGCGCTCTTCTTCGCGGCCAGGCGCCTGGCCGGGGAGCAGATCGTGCTGCTCTTCGGGGCGCGCGCCGGCGGCACCGCCCCGGAGGGCATCCCGGAGCTCCGGCTGGGAAGTCTCGACGAGGACGCGTGCCGGCTGCTGGCCGACGATCTGGCGCCGGAGGGGCTCGGCGCGGAGCTGCGGGCGTCGCTGATCGAGGTCGCCCGGGGCAATCCCCTCGCCCTCGGCGAGCTCGTCGGATCGCTCAGCGCGGCCCAGATGGCCGGCGCCGCCGCTCCGCCCGACACGCTTCCGCCGGGCGGGCGGCTGTGGCGTGCGTACGCGGATCGGCTGGCCCGGTTGCCCGCGGAGACCGGGAACCTGCTCCTGCTGCTGGCGGCCGACCCGGACCTGGACATGGCCGCGCTGGTCCGGGCCGCCGAACCGGCCTGCGCCCTCACCCTGCTCGAACCGGCCGAGCGCGCGGGCATCCTCGTCAGCGCGGCCGGAGACCGCCATGACTTCCGGGACCCGGCGATGCGGTCGGTGGTCTACGCCGAGGCCTCAGCCGCCCGCAGGCGGGCGGCGCACCGCCTGCTCGCGAGCGTTCTCGACCATGATCACCAGCGGCTGCGGCGGGCATGGCACCGGGCCGTCTCGCTGGACGGCCCCGGTGACCGGCTGGCCGACGAGCTGGCCGCGGCGGCCTCCGCGGGCTCCACGGGCTCCCGCGGAGGTTACCCGGCGCCCTGGCTCGCCTTCGAACGGGCCGCCGAGCTCACGGCCCGCGGCGACGTCAAGGCCGCCCGCCTGGCCGCCGCCGCCCACCGGGCATGGCACGCGGGGCTCCCGCAGCGCGCCAGGTCGCTGCTCACCCGCCTGTGCTCCCTGACGGTGTCGGAGGAGACGCGGGGCCAGGCCGAGTTGATCCGGGGCAGCCTGGAGCTGCGCAGCGGGAAGACGGGCAGCGCCCGTGACGAGCTCCTTTCGGCGGCCGGTTGGCTGCTCGACCGGGACCGCGGGCGGGCCGTCCGCGCGCTCCTGCGCGCGAGTGAGGCCAGCTATCTGGCCGGGGACAGCTCCCGGTTCCTGGCCATAGCCCGGCAGGCCGCCGCGCTACGCCGTCCGGACGATCCGGCGGCCACCCAGCTGATGTTCGAGTATCTGGCGGGCATCGCGGCGACCTTCCGCGGCCGGCACCGGGAGGCGGCGGATCCGCTCCGCCGGGTCCTGGAGCTCGCCCCCTCGGTGGGCAACCCGTCGGTGCTGGTCTGGGCGGGCGTCGCCAGCCTGCTGCTCGGCGACGACGTCCAGGCGCTCAGGCTGTCGACCCGGGCCGTGGAGGCCGCACGCGTCCGGGGAGCCGTCTCCGCGGTGCCGCAGGTGCTGGAATTCATGATCCAGACCGAGATCTGGATGGGCCGCTACGCCTCGGTCACCGCCAACGCGGTCGAGGGCCTCCGGCTGGCCCAGGAGTCCGGCCAGCCCAACAGCGCGGGCCAGCACCTGGCCTGGCTCGCCCTCACCTCGGCGGTCGAGGGTGACGAGGAGACGTGCCGGATCAGGGCCGGCGGCGCCATCGAGCTGGCGGGCGCCCACGGCCTGGGCGTCGCCGGAGCGCTCGGCAACTGGGCGCTGGCCCACCTGGATCTCGCCGCGGGACGCCACGCGGGCGCGGCGAAGCGGCTACGGGCGACGGCCCGGCCGGACGGCACGAACGGCCACCTCGTCGTGCGCGTCATGGCGACCCCTCATCTCGTCGAGGCCGCCGTGCGGACGGGCGAGCACGAGCAGGCGCGGGCGGCGTTGCGGGTGCTCGACCGCTGGGCGGGCAGCACCCGCAGCCCCGACCGGCTGGCGCTGGCGGCGCGCTGCCACGCGCTCCTGGCCGCCCCCGGGGAGGCCGAGGAGCGGTTCCGCGACGCGCTGGACCTGCACCACCAGGGATTGTGCGAGTTCGAGACGGCACGCACCCAGCTGCTGTTCGGCAGCGTGCTGCGCCGTAACCGGCGTCCCGGCGCGGCCAGGGAGCATCTGCACAGCGCGCTGGAGACGTTCGAGCGATCCGGGGCGCGGCTCTGGACCGAGCAGGCGCGCGCGGAGCTGCGCGGGGCAGGGGAGGCCGTCCGGTCACGCGGCCACAAGGCCGCGGAGAAGCTGACGGCGCAGCAGTTCCAGATCGCGCGGATCGTCGCCGACGGCGCCACCAACCGGGAGGTGGCGGCCCGGCTCTACCTGAGCCCGCGCACCGTCGAGCACCACCTCAGGAACATCTTCGCCAAGCTCGACATCCGTTCCCGGGTGGAGCTGGTCCGGCTGCTGTCCTGA
- a CDS encoding alpha/beta hydrolase family protein — protein MQSDNPTPLRPQPHVSGRGAAASGPARSAGTAAKLTLALVLAGGALAPAAHATPFTAPAAQVAANPYERGPNPTVSSIEAVRGPFAIAETDVSSLRVNGFGGGTIYYPTSTSAGTFGAVAIAPGYTADKSSMAWLAPRIASQGFVVFNIDTITRSDQPASRGRQLLAALDYLVEESSAARRIDAGRLGVMGHSMGGGGTLEAADDRPQLQAAIPLTGWNLTKSWPGVQVPTLVVGAENDTIAPVASHSKPFYNSLPSSLDKAYLELDGAGHFAPNTSNTTIAKYSISWLKRFIDDDTRYEQFLCPAPRSDRNISEYQDTCPHS, from the coding sequence GTGCAGTCAGACAACCCCACCCCCCTCCGTCCGCAACCGCACGTGTCCGGCCGCGGCGCTGCCGCGTCCGGGCCGGCCCGCAGTGCGGGGACGGCCGCCAAGCTGACCCTCGCACTGGTCCTGGCGGGCGGCGCCCTCGCCCCCGCCGCCCACGCCACGCCCTTCACGGCCCCCGCCGCGCAGGTCGCGGCGAACCCGTACGAGCGCGGCCCCAACCCCACCGTCTCCAGCATCGAGGCCGTCCGGGGCCCGTTCGCCATCGCGGAGACCGACGTCTCGTCACTGCGCGTGAACGGCTTCGGCGGAGGAACGATCTACTACCCGACCAGCACCAGCGCGGGAACGTTCGGGGCCGTCGCCATCGCCCCCGGCTACACCGCGGACAAGTCCAGCATGGCCTGGCTCGCGCCCCGGATCGCCTCCCAGGGCTTCGTCGTCTTCAACATCGACACCATCACGCGGAGCGACCAGCCCGCCAGCCGGGGCCGCCAGCTCCTGGCCGCGCTGGACTACCTGGTCGAGGAAAGTTCGGCGGCGCGCCGGATCGACGCCGGCCGGCTCGGCGTGATGGGTCACTCCATGGGCGGCGGCGGCACGCTGGAGGCGGCGGACGACAGGCCGCAGCTGCAGGCGGCGATCCCGCTCACCGGGTGGAACCTCACGAAGAGCTGGCCGGGGGTGCAGGTCCCGACCCTGGTCGTCGGCGCCGAGAACGACACGATCGCCCCGGTGGCCTCGCACTCGAAGCCGTTCTACAACAGCCTGCCGTCCTCGCTGGACAAGGCCTACCTGGAGCTCGACGGCGCCGGCCACTTCGCGCCCAACACCTCCAACACCACGATCGCCAAATACAGCATCTCCTGGCTGAAGAGGTTCATCGACGACGACACCCGCTATGAGCAGTTCCTGTGCCCGGCTCCCCGGAGCGACAGGAACATCTCGGAGTACCAGGACACCTGTCCCCACTCGTAG
- a CDS encoding NUDIX hydrolase, with translation MTYDGDYGVPGSLAKVLADVSAERAAQDAMWGIQDLPDGTGQERAAAAEKAKTDVAEAAREGRLTWRHILREEVLEAFAEDDPDALRTELVQVAAVAAKWAQALDRRGASLPHQVKKARFRAIVDVHIVFVRDGTVLLARRAGTGYADGLWHLPSGHLEEGESVVAAAAREAREEVGAVIQPDDLTFVHAMHRAPERVGLFFAAERWSGEPYNAEPDRCSEIAWHPLEALPEDTVGYPAAALRAIAAGRTFALHKWD, from the coding sequence ATGACATACGACGGTGACTACGGGGTGCCCGGCTCGCTGGCGAAGGTGCTCGCCGACGTCTCCGCCGAGCGGGCGGCCCAGGACGCCATGTGGGGCATCCAGGACCTCCCCGACGGCACCGGCCAGGAGCGGGCGGCGGCCGCCGAGAAGGCCAAGACCGACGTCGCCGAGGCGGCTCGGGAGGGCCGGCTCACCTGGCGGCACATCCTGCGGGAGGAGGTGCTCGAGGCCTTCGCCGAGGACGACCCCGACGCCCTGCGGACCGAGCTGGTCCAGGTGGCGGCCGTCGCCGCCAAGTGGGCCCAGGCGCTCGACCGGCGCGGGGCCTCCCTCCCCCACCAGGTGAAGAAGGCGCGCTTCCGCGCCATCGTCGACGTCCACATCGTCTTCGTCCGCGACGGCACCGTGCTCCTGGCCCGCCGGGCCGGCACCGGATACGCCGACGGCCTGTGGCACCTGCCCAGCGGCCACCTGGAGGAGGGCGAGTCGGTGGTCGCCGCCGCGGCCCGCGAGGCCCGCGAGGAGGTGGGAGCCGTCATCCAGCCGGACGACCTCACCTTCGTCCACGCCATGCACCGGGCCCCCGAGCGGGTCGGGCTCTTCTTCGCCGCCGAGCGCTGGAGCGGCGAGCCGTACAACGCCGAACCCGACAGGTGCAGCGAGATCGCCTGGCATCCGCTGGAGGCGCTGCCCGAGGACACCGTCGGCTACCCGGCGGCGGCCCTGCGCGCCATCGCGGCAGGCCGGACCTTCGCCCTGCACAAGTGGGACTGA
- the tnpA gene encoding IS200/IS605 family transposase: protein MTEDEDIRTGRHCVFVLHAHLVFLTKYQRDVFADRHLERMEEIMRDVCADFGAELREFDGAGSHVHLLVSFPPKVALSKLVNSLKGVSSRRMRQEFPELAAHYYRASRLWSGSYFAGSLAGAPVAELREYVERQNRPARGAPQRVSL, encoded by the coding sequence ATGACCGAAGATGAAGACATCAGGACTGGTAGGCATTGTGTTTTCGTCCTGCATGCCCATTTGGTCTTTCTGACGAAATATCAGCGCGATGTGTTCGCCGACAGGCATCTGGAGCGCATGGAAGAGATCATGCGGGACGTGTGCGCCGACTTCGGAGCCGAGCTTCGCGAGTTCGACGGCGCCGGCAGCCACGTCCACCTGCTGGTGAGCTTCCCGCCGAAGGTCGCCCTGTCCAAGCTCGTCAACAGCCTCAAGGGCGTTTCCTCCCGGCGGATGCGCCAGGAATTCCCCGAGCTCGCCGCGCACTACTACCGGGCCAGCCGTCTCTGGTCGGGCTCCTACTTCGCCGGGAGCCTCGCCGGAGCCCCCGTCGCGGAGCTCCGCGAGTACGTCGAGCGGCAGAACCGGCCCGCTCGGGGCGCGCCCCAGAGGGTGTCCCTGTGA
- a CDS encoding RNA 2'-phosphotransferase, with amino-acid sequence MDGRRLIHVSKFLSRHLRHQPGRIGLTLDPQGWTEIDAVLAAAARHGVVITRDELAQVVARNDKQRFAVDGDRIRANQGHSVAVDLDLPVAEPPAFLFHGTVGSRVAAIREEGLRPMSRHAVHLSPDRETATRVGARRGRPVVLVVRAGDMHRAGHEFRISANGVWLVAHVPPAYITPGDRPPAPGR; translated from the coding sequence ATGGACGGAAGAAGGCTCATCCACGTCTCCAAATTTCTCTCCAGGCACCTGCGCCACCAGCCCGGACGCATCGGGCTGACCCTCGATCCGCAGGGCTGGACGGAGATCGACGCCGTGCTGGCGGCCGCCGCGCGGCACGGCGTCGTGATCACCCGCGACGAGCTCGCCCAGGTGGTCGCCCGCAACGACAAGCAGCGCTTCGCCGTCGACGGCGACCGGATCCGCGCCAACCAGGGACACTCCGTCGCCGTCGACCTGGACCTTCCGGTGGCCGAGCCGCCGGCGTTCCTCTTCCACGGCACCGTGGGCAGCCGGGTCGCGGCCATCCGGGAGGAGGGGCTGCGGCCGATGAGCCGGCACGCCGTGCATCTGTCCCCCGACCGTGAGACGGCGACACGTGTGGGGGCGCGGCGTGGCAGGCCGGTCGTCCTGGTGGTGCGCGCGGGGGACATGCACCGGGCGGGCCACGAGTTCCGGATCAGTGCCAACGGGGTCTGGCTCGTCGCCCACGTCCCGCCCGCCTACATCACGCCGGGCGACAGACCACCTGCGCCAGGGCGGTGA